The Flavobacterium jumunjinense genome includes a region encoding these proteins:
- the arfB gene encoding alternative ribosome rescue aminoacyl-tRNA hydrolase ArfB yields the protein MNKEIILSELKFKAVRSSGAGGQNVNKVSSKVVLSFDMMNSSGLSEKEKEYLNEKIANRFTLEGILILNCDEDRSQIKNKELIIKRFLNLITNGLKKTKIRRATKVPKSVKERRIKQKKNTGLIKQSRRKPEI from the coding sequence ATGAATAAAGAAATCATTTTATCCGAATTAAAGTTTAAAGCAGTTAGAAGCAGTGGTGCTGGCGGACAAAACGTAAACAAAGTTTCTTCTAAAGTAGTATTATCGTTTGACATGATGAACTCTTCTGGATTATCTGAAAAAGAAAAAGAGTATTTAAATGAGAAAATTGCTAATAGATTTACTCTAGAAGGTATCCTAATTCTTAATTGCGATGAAGATAGAAGTCAAATAAAGAACAAAGAGCTTATTATAAAACGTTTTTTGAATTTAATTACAAATGGGTTAAAAAAAACAAAAATCAGAAGAGCAACAAAAGTTCCTAAATCTGTAAAAGAAAGAAGAATAAAACAGAAAAAAAACACAGGCTTAATTAAACAATCTAGAAGAAAACCCGAAATTTAA
- a CDS encoding TonB-dependent receptor: MKNLFNTRKTKNLLSFFLVLISTLLFAQEQKQDSTKVTQLDEVLVSAVRANSKQPVSFTNMSKSEIAKRNLGQDIPMLLNYLPSVVTTTDAGNGVGYTGIRVRGSDATRINITINGIPYNDSESHGTYWVNMPDFASSLQSIQLQRGVGTSTNGSGAFGASLNMLTDLAAENANGEISNSFGSFNTRKHTVKFSTGKINNGFELSGRLSNIHSDGYIDRASSDLKSYFLQAAYFEGTTLIKALAFGGTERTYQSWNGIDRETFNSNPTFNSAGMYTDEFGNTRYYDNETDNYQQDHYQLHWNEKWSENWNSNLAIHYTKGKGYYENYKEDEDFSDYNLQPVLGQTSTDLIRQKWLDNDFYGTTFSTNYNKDNFDFILGGAWNKYEGDHFGKVIWARYASTSELDDKYYNDYGTKTDGNLFAKASYELPFGLSLFGDLQYRTVNYKANGVQTNLVDDTFNFFNPKAGLTYKISNKQSVFFSYARANREPNRTDYKNGTPKPEQLDDFELGWKFNSSKAKLNINTYFMSYKDQLVLTGELDNVGAPIRSNSGDSYRIGLEVEATVMLSKNWIIAPNFTLSKNKNIDFYTDASGTLENIGNTDIAYSPEVIIGNQLIFNGFKNFQIGLLSKFVGKQYLNNTNDKRGVLADYFVNDFNLIYTLPMTKLAKELIFTVNANNIFNKKYASNAADYGGGYVYFYPQAGANIMAGLTIKF, from the coding sequence ATGAAAAATTTATTCAACACAAGAAAAACTAAAAATTTACTAAGTTTTTTTTTAGTTTTAATTTCAACTCTTCTTTTTGCTCAAGAACAAAAACAAGACAGTACCAAAGTAACTCAACTTGATGAAGTACTAGTATCCGCAGTAAGAGCGAACTCAAAACAACCAGTTAGTTTTACAAACATGTCAAAATCTGAAATCGCAAAACGCAATTTAGGTCAAGACATTCCAATGCTTTTAAACTATCTACCTTCAGTAGTTACAACTACAGACGCTGGTAATGGAGTTGGATATACTGGAATCAGAGTAAGAGGTAGCGATGCCACAAGAATAAACATAACAATTAACGGAATTCCGTACAACGACTCAGAATCTCATGGGACTTACTGGGTAAACATGCCTGATTTTGCTTCTTCTTTACAAAGTATTCAATTACAAAGAGGTGTTGGAACCTCAACAAATGGATCTGGAGCTTTCGGAGCAAGTTTAAATATGCTAACCGATTTAGCAGCTGAAAATGCAAACGGTGAAATTTCAAACTCATTTGGAAGTTTCAACACAAGAAAGCACACTGTAAAATTTAGCACAGGAAAAATAAACAATGGTTTTGAACTTTCTGGTAGACTTTCAAATATCCACTCAGATGGCTATATAGATAGAGCTTCATCAGATTTGAAATCGTACTTCCTTCAAGCTGCCTATTTTGAAGGTACAACATTAATTAAAGCATTAGCTTTTGGAGGAACCGAAAGAACTTATCAATCTTGGAATGGAATTGACCGAGAAACTTTTAACAGCAACCCAACTTTCAATTCTGCAGGGATGTATACTGATGAATTTGGAAACACACGTTACTATGATAACGAAACAGACAATTATCAACAAGACCATTATCAACTGCATTGGAACGAGAAATGGAGTGAAAACTGGAATAGCAATTTAGCAATTCATTATACTAAAGGAAAAGGATATTATGAAAACTACAAAGAAGACGAAGACTTTTCTGATTATAACCTTCAGCCTGTTTTAGGACAAACTTCTACAGATTTAATTCGTCAAAAATGGTTAGATAACGATTTCTACGGGACTACTTTCTCTACAAATTACAATAAAGATAATTTTGATTTTATTTTAGGAGGAGCTTGGAACAAATATGAAGGTGATCATTTCGGAAAAGTAATTTGGGCACGATATGCTTCAACTAGCGAACTAGATGACAAATACTATAATGACTATGGTACAAAAACAGATGGTAACTTATTTGCAAAAGCAAGCTATGAATTACCGTTTGGTTTAAGTCTTTTTGGAGATTTACAATACCGAACAGTAAACTATAAAGCAAATGGAGTTCAAACTAACCTAGTAGACGACACCTTTAATTTCTTCAATCCGAAAGCAGGTTTAACCTATAAAATATCAAACAAACAATCTGTTTTCTTTTCGTATGCTAGAGCAAATAGAGAACCTAACAGAACCGATTACAAAAACGGAACACCAAAACCAGAACAATTAGATGATTTTGAATTGGGCTGGAAATTTAATTCTTCGAAAGCAAAGCTTAACATTAACACTTATTTCATGAGCTACAAAGACCAATTGGTTTTAACTGGCGAACTAGATAATGTTGGAGCTCCTATTCGTAGCAATAGTGGTGATAGTTATAGAATAGGCCTAGAAGTTGAAGCAACAGTAATGCTTTCAAAAAATTGGATTATTGCACCAAATTTCACACTTAGTAAAAACAAAAACATAGATTTTTACACTGATGCATCAGGAACTTTAGAAAACATAGGAAACACAGACATTGCTTATTCTCCAGAAGTCATTATTGGTAACCAATTAATATTTAATGGATTTAAAAACTTCCAAATTGGATTATTATCAAAGTTTGTAGGCAAACAATACCTAAACAACACAAACGACAAAAGAGGAGTTTTAGCGGATTACTTTGTAAACGATTTTAATTTAATCTATACATTACCTATGACAAAGCTTGCTAAAGAACTAATTTTTACTGTTAATGCAAATAACATTTTCAACAAAAAATATGCTTCAAACGCTGCTGACTATGGTGGCGGTTATGTTTATTTCTATCCACAAGCAGGAGCTAATATCATGGCAGGATTAACGATTAAATTCTAA
- a CDS encoding acyl-CoA dehydrogenase: MDFKLTEEQLMIQQAAKDFAMTELQPGVIERDEHSIFPTEQVKKMAELGFLGMMVDPKYGGSGLDSVSYVLAMEEIAKVDASAAVIMSVNNSLVCAGIEKYCNEDQKQKYLVPLAKGDVIGAFCLSEPEAGSDATSQKTTAIDKGDYYLLNGTKNWITNGGTASTYIVIAQTDVEKGHKGINAFLVEKGWEGFSIGPKEKKMGIRGSDTHSLMFNDVKVPKENRIGEDGFGFAFAMATLNGGRIGIASQALGIAQGAYELALKYAQERVAFKKPIFQHQVIAFKLADMHVQITAARLLCMKAATEKDNGEDISHSGAMAKLFASETAMNTTIEAVQIHGGNGYVSEYHVERMMRDAKITQIYEGTSEIQRIVISRGLLQ, translated from the coding sequence ATGGACTTTAAATTAACAGAAGAGCAATTAATGATTCAGCAAGCAGCTAAAGACTTTGCTATGACTGAATTACAACCAGGAGTTATTGAAAGAGATGAACATTCTATTTTTCCAACAGAGCAAGTTAAAAAAATGGCTGAACTAGGATTTTTAGGAATGATGGTAGATCCTAAATATGGAGGTTCTGGTTTAGATAGTGTTTCTTATGTATTAGCGATGGAAGAAATAGCTAAAGTAGATGCTTCTGCGGCTGTTATTATGTCTGTTAATAATTCACTAGTTTGTGCTGGAATTGAAAAATATTGTAATGAAGATCAAAAACAAAAATACTTAGTACCTTTAGCAAAAGGAGATGTTATTGGAGCTTTTTGTTTGTCTGAACCAGAAGCAGGTTCTGATGCAACTTCTCAAAAAACAACTGCAATTGATAAAGGTGATTACTATTTATTAAACGGAACAAAAAACTGGATTACAAATGGAGGAACTGCATCTACTTATATTGTAATTGCTCAAACTGATGTTGAAAAAGGGCATAAAGGAATTAATGCGTTCTTAGTTGAAAAAGGATGGGAAGGTTTTTCAATTGGACCGAAAGAAAAGAAGATGGGAATTAGAGGTTCTGATACTCATTCTTTAATGTTTAATGATGTAAAAGTACCTAAAGAAAATAGAATTGGTGAAGACGGTTTTGGATTTGCTTTTGCTATGGCAACCTTAAATGGAGGTAGAATCGGAATTGCTTCACAAGCATTAGGTATAGCGCAAGGTGCTTATGAGTTGGCATTGAAATATGCTCAAGAACGTGTTGCGTTTAAAAAACCAATTTTTCAACACCAAGTAATTGCATTTAAATTAGCAGATATGCATGTGCAAATTACAGCTGCTCGTTTACTATGTATGAAAGCGGCAACTGAAAAAGATAATGGTGAAGATATTTCACATTCTGGTGCTATGGCAAAATTATTTGCTTCCGAAACAGCTATGAATACAACAATTGAAGCCGTTCAAATTCATGGTGGAAATGGTTATGTAAGTGAATATCATGTAGAACGTATGATGCGTGATGCTAAGATTACTCAAATTTATGAAGGGACTTCTGAAATTCAACGTATTGTTATTTCAAGAGGATTATTACAATAA
- a CDS encoding anhydro-N-acetylmuramic acid kinase, giving the protein MFKDKYNVIGVMSGTSLDGVDLVYTTLSFSNKWSYKVHYSETIPYTEYWHSTLSKSVHLEKVALLKLDEEYTNELAKIISDFINKNNITAIDAICSHGHTVLHEPQNNYTLQIGNLNKIATLLNETVVCDFRVQDVQFDGQGAPLVPIGDRLLFSEYDYCLNLGGFSNISFEEDKKRIAFDISPVNTVLNLYANKLNLAYDNKGQIAKKGNINVPLLDELNNLSFYSKKHPKSLGIEFVNTEVLPIINQYKIKTEDILRTFTEHVAIQISNVIKKEKSSLLVTGGGAYHDFLIARIKHFLPNTSIIIPDGIIIEFKEALVFALLGVLKLRNENNTLCSVTGAKQDHSSGNIFIP; this is encoded by the coding sequence ATGTTTAAAGATAAATACAACGTTATAGGTGTAATGTCGGGCACTTCATTAGATGGAGTCGATTTAGTATATACTACACTCTCTTTTTCAAACAAATGGAGTTATAAAGTTCATTATTCGGAAACCATTCCTTATACTGAATATTGGCATTCTACTTTATCAAAATCAGTGCATCTAGAAAAAGTAGCGCTTTTAAAATTGGATGAAGAATACACAAATGAATTAGCAAAAATAATTTCTGATTTTATAAACAAAAACAACATTACGGCTATTGATGCAATTTGTTCACATGGTCATACCGTTTTGCACGAACCGCAAAACAATTACACTTTACAAATTGGAAATTTAAACAAAATAGCAACTTTACTAAACGAAACTGTAGTTTGCGATTTTAGAGTTCAAGATGTTCAATTCGACGGACAAGGTGCTCCTTTGGTACCAATTGGTGACCGATTACTATTTTCTGAATACGACTACTGCTTAAATCTTGGCGGATTCTCAAATATTTCATTTGAAGAAGACAAAAAAAGAATTGCTTTTGACATATCTCCTGTAAATACCGTACTCAATCTTTACGCTAACAAACTAAACTTAGCCTATGATAATAAAGGGCAAATTGCAAAAAAAGGAAACATTAACGTCCCCTTATTAGACGAACTAAACAATCTTAGCTTTTATAGTAAAAAACACCCAAAATCATTAGGTATAGAATTTGTCAATACGGAAGTTCTACCAATAATTAATCAATATAAAATAAAAACGGAAGACATCTTACGAACTTTCACCGAACATGTAGCCATTCAAATTAGTAATGTAATAAAAAAAGAAAAATCATCACTTTTAGTTACCGGTGGTGGAGCATATCATGATTTTTTAATTGCCAGAATAAAGCACTTCTTACCTAACACTAGTATAATTATTCCAGATGGAATAATTATAGAATTTAAAGAAGCGCTGGTTTTCGCATTACTTGGAGTATTAAAATTACGCAATGAAAACAACACTTTATGTTCCGTAACTGGTGCCAAACAAGACCATAGTTCAGGAAATATTTTCATTCCTTAA
- a CDS encoding Glu/Leu/Phe/Val dehydrogenase dimerization domain-containing protein encodes MKDLLKKFENKEPEIVFNWKDPETEAEGWTVINSLRGGAAGGGTRMRKGLDMNEVLSLAKTMEVKFSVSGPAIGGAKSGINFDPNDPRKKGVLERWYKAVSPLLKNYYGTGGDLNVDEIHEVIPMTEDCGVWHPQEGVFNGHFKPTEADKINRIGQLRQGVIKVIENPNFSPDVNRKYTVADMITGYGVAEAVRHYYDIYGGNVKGKKAIVQGFGNVGSAAAFYLAEMGAKIVGIIDRDGGLINENGFTFEEITDLFLNKDGNKLVAKDMIPFEEINAKIWTIDAQIFAPCAASRLVQKSQIDEMIASGLEVISCGANVPFADKEIFFGSIMEETDSKVSLIPDFISNCGMARVFAYFMEKKVQMTDESIFSDTSNIIKTAIQKTYDLNTEKQNISARAFEIALKQLIK; translated from the coding sequence ATGAAAGATTTATTAAAAAAATTCGAGAATAAAGAACCCGAAATAGTATTTAATTGGAAAGACCCAGAAACTGAAGCAGAAGGATGGACAGTGATTAACTCACTTCGTGGAGGCGCAGCTGGTGGAGGAACAAGAATGCGTAAAGGACTTGACATGAACGAAGTTCTTTCTCTTGCAAAAACTATGGAGGTTAAATTCTCAGTTTCCGGACCAGCAATTGGTGGTGCAAAATCTGGTATTAATTTTGACCCGAATGACCCACGTAAAAAAGGAGTTCTTGAAAGATGGTACAAAGCAGTATCTCCATTATTAAAAAATTATTATGGAACTGGTGGAGATTTAAATGTTGATGAAATTCACGAAGTAATCCCAATGACAGAAGACTGTGGAGTATGGCATCCTCAAGAAGGTGTATTTAATGGTCATTTTAAACCAACAGAAGCAGATAAAATCAACAGAATTGGACAATTACGTCAAGGTGTAATTAAAGTAATAGAAAATCCAAACTTTTCTCCAGACGTAAACAGAAAGTATACTGTAGCAGACATGATTACAGGATATGGAGTTGCAGAAGCTGTTCGTCATTACTATGACATCTATGGTGGAAACGTGAAAGGTAAAAAAGCAATTGTACAAGGGTTTGGAAATGTTGGCTCTGCTGCTGCTTTTTATTTAGCCGAAATGGGTGCTAAAATAGTAGGAATTATAGATAGAGATGGCGGTCTTATCAACGAAAACGGCTTTACTTTCGAAGAAATAACTGACCTATTCTTAAACAAAGATGGAAACAAACTTGTTGCGAAAGACATGATTCCTTTTGAAGAGATTAATGCTAAAATATGGACAATAGACGCTCAAATTTTTGCTCCTTGTGCTGCATCTAGATTAGTACAAAAAAGTCAGATCGACGAAATGATTGCATCTGGACTTGAAGTTATTTCATGCGGTGCAAACGTTCCTTTTGCAGATAAAGAAATTTTCTTTGGATCGATCATGGAAGAAACTGATTCTAAAGTAAGTTTAATACCAGATTTCATTTCAAATTGTGGAATGGCTAGAGTATTTGCTTATTTCATGGAGAAAAAAGTACAAATGACAGATGAATCTATTTTCTCTGACACTTCAAACATTATCAAAACAGCTATTCAAAAAACTTACGACTTGAATACTGAAAAACAAAACATTAGTGCTAGAGCATTTGAAATTGCTTTAAAACAACTTATCAAATAA
- the nhaD gene encoding sodium:proton antiporter NhaD yields MEILLIIIFVLGYLAIAMEHSLKIDKLIPALAMMALLWAIIAVTHMDVFEIIPGIGKEKHHVEGVLLHHLGKTAEILVFLMGAMTIVEIIDYFDGFSTIKSFIKTTNKSRLLWLFTSLAFVLSAIIDNLTATIVLLTILQKIIKDRDTRLWFAGLIVIAANAGGAWSPIGDVTTTMLWIANKVSASQLVIHVLIPSILCFAVPTLIASRMSVFKGYIEADTSDEKPKSKFSATMFYMGLGAILFVPIFKTATHLPPYVGMMLSLAVVAAFAEYFSNTKFSMGEATSDSGHHSPVHKSLSKIEMPSILFFLGILMAVAALESLGMLFDFAGVLENTMPKLGTELESTKLSDLVVLLLGAGSAVIDNVPLVAASIGMFSMGMDEPAWHFIAYAAGTGGSILIIGSAAGVVAMGMEKIDFFWYFKKIGWLAFVGFIAGSIGFILLRNLVLNVVH; encoded by the coding sequence ATGGAAATTTTATTAATTATCATATTCGTTCTTGGTTATTTAGCGATAGCCATGGAACATTCATTAAAAATCGACAAATTAATCCCTGCACTTGCAATGATGGCTCTTCTTTGGGCAATTATAGCAGTTACACACATGGATGTATTTGAAATTATCCCTGGAATAGGAAAAGAGAAACACCATGTTGAAGGAGTACTACTCCATCATCTTGGGAAAACTGCCGAAATACTTGTTTTCTTAATGGGAGCAATGACAATTGTAGAAATTATTGATTATTTTGATGGTTTTTCAACAATTAAAAGTTTTATAAAAACGACAAACAAATCAAGACTACTTTGGTTATTTACATCTTTAGCATTTGTACTATCTGCAATTATAGACAATTTAACAGCAACGATTGTTTTACTTACAATTCTTCAAAAAATTATTAAAGACAGAGATACACGCCTTTGGTTTGCAGGTCTTATAGTAATCGCTGCAAATGCAGGTGGAGCATGGTCTCCAATTGGTGATGTAACAACAACAATGTTATGGATTGCAAATAAAGTATCTGCTTCACAATTAGTAATACATGTTTTAATACCTTCTATTTTGTGTTTTGCAGTTCCAACACTAATCGCTTCAAGAATGTCTGTTTTCAAAGGATACATTGAAGCTGATACCTCAGACGAAAAACCTAAATCAAAATTTAGTGCAACAATGTTCTATATGGGATTAGGAGCAATACTTTTTGTGCCTATCTTTAAAACAGCTACACATTTACCTCCTTATGTTGGAATGATGCTATCTCTTGCAGTTGTTGCCGCTTTTGCAGAATATTTTAGTAACACTAAATTCTCAATGGGAGAAGCAACATCAGACAGTGGACACCATAGTCCAGTCCATAAATCACTTTCTAAAATCGAAATGCCTAGTATTTTGTTTTTCTTAGGTATTTTAATGGCTGTAGCTGCACTAGAGTCACTTGGAATGTTATTTGATTTTGCAGGTGTACTAGAAAACACAATGCCTAAATTAGGTACAGAATTAGAATCTACTAAACTTTCAGATTTAGTTGTACTTCTTCTTGGTGCTGGTTCTGCTGTAATCGACAATGTACCATTGGTAGCAGCAAGTATCGGAATGTTCTCAATGGGTATGGACGAACCTGCTTGGCACTTTATAGCATATGCTGCTGGAACAGGTGGTAGTATTTTAATTATAGGATCAGCTGCAGGAGTTGTTGCAATGGGAATGGAAAAAATTGATTTCTTCTGGTATTTCAAAAAAATAGGCTGGCTAGCTTTTGTTGGATTCATAGCAGGTAGTATCGGTTTCATTCTTTTAAGAAACCTAGTACTAAATGTAGTCCACTAA
- a CDS encoding MotA/TolQ/ExbB proton channel family protein encodes MGIFLQADSLAIANQVLTEDAQPAEQTLSIWELLTSGGIGGQAIILVLFILLFLALFLYFERLMAINKASKIDSSFMNNIKMNIMSGKIDSAKMLCAQTDSPVARLIEKGISRIGKPLEDINTAIENAGNLELYKLEKNTSMLATISGAGPMIGFLGTVLGMILAFHKMASGGGQIEVGSLAEGIYTAMTTTVVGLIVGIVAYMGYNHLVVKTNKVVNQMEGNVVEFLDLLNEPV; translated from the coding sequence ATGGGTATATTTCTTCAAGCAGATAGCTTAGCTATCGCTAATCAAGTTTTAACAGAAGACGCGCAACCAGCAGAACAAACACTTTCAATTTGGGAATTGTTAACTAGTGGTGGTATTGGTGGTCAGGCAATCATTTTAGTTTTATTCATATTATTATTTTTAGCACTTTTTCTTTATTTTGAAAGACTAATGGCTATAAATAAAGCTAGCAAAATAGATTCTAGCTTTATGAATAACATAAAAATGAACATCATGTCTGGAAAAATTGACTCAGCTAAAATGCTTTGCGCACAAACTGATTCACCTGTTGCAAGACTGATTGAAAAAGGAATTTCTAGAATTGGGAAACCGCTTGAAGACATAAATACTGCAATAGAGAACGCTGGTAACTTAGAACTATACAAGCTAGAAAAAAACACTAGTATGTTAGCTACCATTTCTGGTGCTGGACCAATGATTGGCTTCTTAGGAACTGTACTTGGTATGATTCTTGCTTTTCATAAAATGGCAAGTGGAGGTGGACAAATTGAAGTAGGCTCTCTTGCAGAAGGAATCTACACAGCAATGACTACAACAGTCGTTGGGCTTATAGTTGGTATTGTTGCCTATATGGGATACAATCACTTAGTTGTTAAAACCAACAAAGTAGTTAACCAGATGGAAGGAAATGTAGTTGAGTTTTTAGATCTATTAAATGAACCAGTATAA
- a CDS encoding ExbD/TolR family protein, which yields MKLGKNKNKVSTEFNMSSMTDIVFLLLIFFMLTSTMVTTNALDLVLPKGKGKTDSNKSISVSIDQDLVFYIDKDKIDELQLETQLLALMANAENKAIVLRAEKSVPHEKVVYVMDIAYRNGIKMVVAVSPK from the coding sequence ATGAAGTTAGGCAAAAATAAAAATAAAGTATCTACAGAATTCAACATGTCATCCATGACTGATATTGTATTCTTATTATTGATATTCTTTATGCTTACTTCTACTATGGTTACAACTAATGCTCTCGATTTAGTTTTACCTAAAGGAAAAGGAAAAACAGACAGCAACAAAAGCATTTCCGTAAGTATAGATCAAGACCTAGTATTTTATATTGACAAAGATAAAATTGACGAATTACAACTTGAAACACAATTACTGGCTTTGATGGCGAACGCTGAAAACAAAGCAATTGTATTAAGAGCTGAAAAATCCGTACCACATGAAAAAGTAGTATACGTTATGGATATTGCTTACAGAAATGGTATTAAAATGGTGGTAGCAGTTAGTCCAAAATAA
- a CDS encoding energy transducer TonB — translation MKLLETPEEKKSFVISSVILLVILLICIFFGLTSLNPPPENGIAINFGTSDVGQGEIQPTEPVQSAPQNSQSQPETTQDEDILTDDNESPVVVQPKKTPTKPKEPTETKPVTKPTPKPSQQTNSALNSILNGQPTEGSAQGGHGDDGLAGDKGDPNGSIYANSFYGNGTGNGTGSGNGTGWGLAGRKLSGNTKKVQDCNESGTVVVKIWVNRSGNVIRAERSQGTTNTNPCLVKPALETAKTFKWQPDSNAPETQIGFVVINFKLGE, via the coding sequence ATGAAATTATTAGAAACTCCAGAAGAAAAAAAATCATTTGTAATATCAAGTGTAATACTTCTAGTTATATTACTCATTTGTATTTTCTTTGGATTAACTTCATTAAACCCACCACCTGAAAACGGTATAGCAATAAATTTTGGAACAAGTGATGTAGGCCAAGGAGAAATCCAGCCTACAGAACCTGTCCAATCTGCACCACAAAATTCACAGTCTCAACCAGAGACAACACAAGACGAAGATATTCTTACTGACGACAACGAATCACCTGTTGTTGTGCAACCTAAAAAAACACCTACAAAGCCAAAAGAACCTACAGAAACAAAACCCGTAACTAAACCAACACCCAAACCATCACAACAAACCAATAGCGCCTTAAACAGCATATTAAACGGACAACCTACTGAAGGGTCTGCACAAGGCGGACATGGTGATGACGGACTTGCTGGCGATAAAGGTGATCCTAATGGTAGTATTTATGCGAATAGCTTCTATGGAAATGGCACTGGAAACGGGACAGGTTCTGGAAACGGTACAGGTTGGGGATTAGCTGGTCGTAAATTATCTGGCAACACAAAAAAAGTACAAGATTGTAACGAATCTGGAACTGTAGTTGTTAAAATATGGGTAAACAGAAGCGGAAATGTTATTCGAGCAGAACGCTCACAAGGAACAACAAACACTAATCCATGTCTTGTAAAACCCGCACTAGAAACTGCCAAAACTTTCAAATGGCAACCTGATTCTAATGCCCCAGAAACTCAAATTGGATTTGTAGTTATCAACTTCAAATTAGGAGAATAA